A section of the Serratia liquefaciens ATCC 27592 genome encodes:
- the apaG gene encoding Co2+/Mg2+ efflux protein ApaG, producing the protein MIDSPRVCIQVQSVYVESQSIPEEERYVFAYTITIRNLGRFNVQLLGRYWLITNSNGRQTEVQGEGVVGEQPLIPPGGEFQYTSGAILETPLGTMEGHYEMVDHQGQPFQTAIPVFRLAIPTLIH; encoded by the coding sequence ATGATTGATTCGCCTCGCGTATGTATTCAGGTACAAAGTGTCTATGTGGAATCACAGTCGATACCTGAGGAAGAACGTTACGTCTTCGCTTATACCATCACCATTCGCAATCTGGGGCGTTTCAACGTGCAGCTGCTCGGCCGTTACTGGTTGATCACCAACAGCAATGGCCGTCAAACCGAAGTTCAGGGCGAAGGCGTGGTCGGCGAGCAGCCGCTCATTCCGCCCGGGGGCGAATTCCAATACACCAGCGGCGCCATTCTTGAAACGCCACTGGGTACCATGGAAGGCCATTACGAAATGGTTGATCATCAGGGTCAGCCGTTCCAGACCGCTATTCCCGTGTTCCGCTTAGCCATTCCAACGCTGATTCACTGA
- the rsmA gene encoding 16S rRNA (adenine(1518)-N(6)/adenine(1519)-N(6))-dimethyltransferase RsmA: protein MNNKVHQGHFARKRFGQNFLTDQFVIDSIVSAIHPMPGEAVVEIGPGLGALTEPVGARMDRMTVIELDRDLAARLANHPQLKDKLTIHQQDAMTVNFAEMAEQAGQPLRVFGNLPYNISTPLMFHLFSYTQAIRDMHFMLQKEVVNRLVAGPNSKAYGRLTVMAQYYCNVIPVLEVPPTSFTPAPKVDSAVVRLVPHKVNPNPVGDVRMLSRITTQAFNQRRKTVRNSLGDLFTPEQLTELGIDPVLRAENISVAQYCKLANWLSANPAPQQ from the coding sequence ATGAATAATAAAGTCCACCAAGGGCACTTTGCCCGCAAACGCTTTGGACAGAACTTTTTAACCGATCAGTTTGTCATCGATAGCATTGTTTCCGCCATTCACCCAATGCCGGGCGAAGCGGTCGTTGAAATCGGTCCCGGCCTGGGCGCACTGACCGAGCCGGTCGGCGCGCGCATGGACCGCATGACGGTGATTGAGCTGGACCGCGATCTGGCGGCCCGTCTGGCAAACCACCCGCAGTTGAAAGACAAGCTGACCATTCACCAGCAAGATGCCATGACGGTGAACTTCGCCGAAATGGCCGAGCAGGCTGGCCAACCGCTGCGCGTATTTGGTAACCTGCCGTACAACATCTCGACGCCGCTGATGTTCCACCTTTTCAGCTATACTCAGGCCATTCGCGACATGCACTTTATGTTGCAAAAAGAGGTGGTCAACCGCCTGGTTGCTGGCCCTAACAGCAAAGCCTACGGGCGTTTAACCGTGATGGCGCAGTACTACTGCAACGTTATTCCGGTGCTGGAAGTGCCACCAACTTCGTTCACTCCGGCGCCGAAAGTGGATTCCGCAGTGGTACGTCTGGTACCGCACAAGGTGAATCCAAATCCGGTGGGTGACGTGCGCATGCTGAGCCGCATCACGACTCAGGCGTTCAACCAGCGCCGGAAAACTGTCCGCAATAGCCTGGGGGATTTGTTCACTCCGGAGCAACTGACGGAATTGGGTATCGATCCGGTACTTAGAGCAGAAAATATTTCTGTGGCGCAATACTGTAAGCTGGCTAACTGGCTTTCAGCCAATCCCGCGCCGCAGCAATAA
- the pdxA gene encoding 4-hydroxythreonine-4-phosphate dehydrogenase PdxA yields the protein MHNNNRIVITPGEPAGVGPDLVAALAQQDWPVELVVCADPALLLERARQLNLPLQLRTYQPQHPAQPQRAGTLTVLPVATAHPVVAGELNVGNSAYVVETLARACDGCLNGEFAALITGPVNKGVINDAGVPFIGHTEFFADRSGCDRVVMMLATEELRVALATTHLPLLAVPGAITRRSLFEVIRILDNDLKTKFGIAQPQIYVCGLNPHAGEGGHMGREEIDTIIPALDALRTEGIHLIGPLPADTLFQPKYLQHADAVLAMYHDQGLPVLKYQGFGRAVNITLGLPFIRTSVDHGTALELAGTGTADAGSFKTALNLAIKMIINCNE from the coding sequence ATGCACAACAATAATCGTATCGTAATCACCCCCGGCGAGCCTGCCGGGGTTGGGCCGGATTTAGTGGCAGCGCTGGCGCAACAGGATTGGCCTGTTGAACTGGTGGTGTGCGCGGATCCGGCCTTGTTGCTTGAACGCGCCCGACAGTTGAACCTGCCGCTACAGCTGCGCACCTATCAACCACAGCACCCCGCTCAGCCACAGCGTGCGGGTACGTTGACGGTATTGCCGGTTGCGACTGCTCATCCAGTAGTGGCTGGTGAGCTGAATGTCGGTAACAGCGCTTATGTGGTGGAAACGCTGGCGCGCGCCTGTGACGGTTGCCTGAACGGCGAGTTTGCTGCGCTGATCACCGGTCCGGTGAACAAGGGCGTGATCAACGACGCCGGTGTGCCCTTTATCGGCCATACCGAATTCTTTGCCGATCGCAGCGGTTGCGACCGCGTGGTAATGATGCTGGCGACCGAAGAACTGCGCGTAGCGCTGGCAACCACCCACCTGCCTTTGCTGGCAGTGCCTGGTGCCATCACTCGCCGAAGCCTGTTCGAAGTCATCCGTATTCTCGACAACGATCTGAAAACCAAATTTGGCATCGCCCAGCCGCAGATATATGTCTGCGGACTGAACCCGCATGCGGGAGAAGGCGGCCATATGGGACGCGAAGAGATAGATACCATCATCCCGGCGCTAGACGCGCTGCGGACTGAAGGTATTCATCTGATCGGCCCGCTGCCGGCGGACACCCTGTTCCAGCCCAAGTATCTGCAACATGCGGATGCGGTGCTGGCGATGTATCACGATCAGGGCCTGCCGGTGCTAAAATACCAAGGGTTCGGCCGGGCGGTAAACATTACCCTCGGTTTGCCTTTTATCCGTACCTCGGTCGACCACGGTACCGCTCTGGAACTGGCCGGCACCGGCACCGCCGATGCGGGCAGTTTCAAAACGGCCTTGAATCTCGCCATTAAAATGATAATTAATTGTAATGAATAA
- the surA gene encoding peptidylprolyl isomerase SurA, translating into MKNWRTLILGLVVCANTAFAAPQEVDKVAAVVDNGVVLESDVNTLLQSVKLNAQQAGQQLPDDKTLRHQILERLIMDNIQLQMAKKMGINVSDADLDKAIGNIAAQNKMSIDQMRSRLAYEGLNYNTYRSQIRKEMLISEVRNNEVRRRVTILPQEVDSLATQVGAQNGSDTEMNISHILIPLPENPTQAQVDDAEALAKQLMGEINGGADFGKLAISYSADSQALKGGNMGWGKLQEIPTLFAERLVNAKKGDVVGPIRSGVGFHILKVNDIRGANQSVSVTEVHARHILLKPSVVLTDDQARAKLQAVAEAIKSGRAKFADEAKQLSQDPGSALQGGDLGWASPDIYDPAFRDALMKLSKGEVSQPVHSSFGWHLIQLLDTRQVDKTDAAQKDRAYRMLFNRKFAEEAQTWMQEQRAQAYVKILDGNAQQ; encoded by the coding sequence ATGAAGAACTGGAGAACGCTTATTCTCGGATTGGTGGTTTGTGCCAATACCGCGTTCGCAGCACCCCAAGAAGTGGATAAAGTCGCCGCCGTCGTGGATAACGGCGTGGTACTTGAGAGCGACGTAAACACCCTGTTGCAGTCGGTGAAGCTCAATGCGCAGCAGGCCGGTCAGCAATTGCCGGATGACAAGACCCTGCGTCACCAGATCCTTGAACGTCTGATTATGGATAACATCCAACTGCAGATGGCCAAGAAAATGGGGATTAACGTCTCCGATGCCGATCTGGACAAAGCCATCGGCAACATCGCCGCACAGAACAAAATGAGCATCGATCAGATGCGCAGTCGTCTGGCGTATGAAGGTCTGAACTACAACACTTACCGTTCACAGATCCGCAAAGAAATGCTGATCAGCGAAGTGCGTAACAACGAAGTTCGCCGCCGCGTCACCATCCTGCCTCAGGAAGTGGACTCACTGGCGACTCAGGTTGGCGCTCAGAACGGCAGCGATACCGAAATGAACATCAGCCACATCCTGATCCCGCTGCCGGAGAACCCGACACAGGCGCAGGTTGACGATGCTGAAGCCCTGGCTAAACAGCTGATGGGTGAAATCAACGGCGGCGCCGACTTCGGCAAGCTGGCGATCTCCTACTCTGCCGATTCCCAGGCGCTGAAAGGCGGTAATATGGGCTGGGGCAAGCTGCAGGAGATCCCTACCCTGTTCGCCGAAAGACTGGTTAACGCCAAAAAAGGCGACGTGGTTGGGCCAATCCGTTCCGGCGTCGGCTTCCACATCCTGAAAGTGAATGATATCCGTGGCGCCAACCAGTCGGTATCTGTCACCGAGGTTCATGCTCGCCACATTCTGCTGAAACCTTCCGTGGTGCTGACCGACGATCAGGCGCGTGCCAAGCTGCAGGCGGTAGCCGAAGCTATCAAGAGCGGTCGCGCCAAGTTTGCTGACGAAGCCAAACAGCTTTCTCAGGATCCGGGTTCTGCACTGCAGGGCGGCGATCTGGGCTGGGCTTCTCCAGACATCTACGATCCGGCCTTCCGCGACGCGTTGATGAAGCTGAGCAAAGGCGAGGTCAGCCAACCGGTACACTCTTCCTTCGGCTGGCACCTGATCCAGCTGCTGGATACGCGTCAGGTGGACAAAACCGATGCGGCGCAAAAAGATCGCGCTTACCGCATGCTGTTCAACCGCAAGTTTGCTGAAGAAGCGCAGACCTGGATGCAGGAACAACGTGCTCAGGCTTACGTGAAGATCCTTGACGGTAATGCACAACAATAA
- the lptD gene encoding LPS assembly protein LptD encodes MKKSFPTLLATLIWTALYSQHALADLAEQCMLGVPVYDKPLVSGDPNSLPVTIHADDSRADYPKSALFTGNVNIEQGNSTLTAKQVELNQTQDAGQTEPVRTVTATGDVHYSDNQIKLKGPKAWSNLNNKDTDVYQGDYQMVGRQGRGDADKMKMRGANRYTILENGTFTSCLPGDNSWSVVGSEVIHDREEQVAEIWNARFKIGGVPVFYSPYLQLPVGDKRRSGFLIPNAKYGSSNGFEFMLPYYWNIAPNFDATITPHYMSKRGLQLQNEFRYLVQPGLGLMELDWLPDDKEYSKDNPDDSKRWLFYWTHNGVMDQVWRFNVDYTKVSDSKYFTDLDSKYGSTTDGYATQKFSVGYAIDNWDATLSSKQFQIYDDTDRSSSDSYKVQPQLDLNYYKEDLGPFDFRIYGQAAKFISVNPYSPDATRLHMEPTLSLPLTNGWGSINTEAKLMATHYQQDIPDGFANNYKNRTGSDAPNLDDSANRVLPQFKVDGKMVFDRPMNWSEGYTQTLEPRVQYLYVPYRDQSNIYTYDTTLLQTDYSGLFRDRTYSGLDRIASQNRVSTGLTSRIYDDALVERFNVSVGQIYYFSRSRTGDKTTNYDNNDDTGSLAWAGDTYWKIDDSWGLRGGLQYDTRLNSVSLGNAVVEYRQDSERVLQLNYRYATPEYIETALNTRQVPAYQDGISQVGVTGSWPIADRWAVVGAYYYDTRAQQSADQLLGLKYNTCCWAVTLGYERKITDWNNSNNTSVYDNKVSFNIELRGLSSDHSLGSAEMLRSGILPYQRAF; translated from the coding sequence ATGAAAAAAAGTTTCCCAACACTGCTGGCCACACTGATTTGGACGGCACTCTACAGTCAGCACGCGCTGGCTGACCTGGCCGAGCAATGTATGCTTGGCGTTCCTGTTTATGACAAACCGCTGGTCAGCGGCGATCCTAACAGCCTGCCTGTCACCATTCACGCCGATGATTCACGCGCGGACTATCCGAAAAGCGCGCTGTTCACCGGCAACGTGAATATTGAACAAGGCAACAGCACCCTGACCGCCAAACAGGTTGAACTGAACCAGACGCAAGACGCGGGGCAAACCGAACCGGTTCGCACCGTGACCGCTACGGGTGACGTGCACTACAGCGACAACCAGATCAAGCTGAAAGGCCCGAAAGCCTGGTCAAACCTGAATAATAAAGATACCGACGTCTATCAAGGCGACTACCAAATGGTGGGCCGTCAGGGACGTGGCGACGCCGACAAAATGAAGATGCGCGGCGCCAACCGTTACACCATTTTGGAAAACGGGACCTTTACCTCCTGTTTGCCGGGTGATAACAGCTGGAGCGTAGTCGGTTCCGAAGTGATCCACGACCGCGAAGAGCAAGTCGCTGAAATCTGGAACGCACGCTTCAAAATTGGCGGTGTGCCGGTATTCTACAGCCCGTACCTGCAATTGCCGGTCGGTGATAAGCGTCGTTCCGGCTTCCTGATCCCGAACGCAAAATATGGCAGCAGCAATGGCTTTGAGTTCATGCTGCCGTATTACTGGAACATTGCGCCGAACTTCGACGCCACTATCACCCCGCATTACATGTCCAAACGTGGCCTGCAGTTACAGAACGAATTCCGCTACCTGGTGCAGCCGGGTCTGGGCCTGATGGAATTGGACTGGTTGCCGGACGACAAGGAATACAGCAAGGACAATCCTGACGACAGTAAGCGTTGGTTGTTCTACTGGACTCACAACGGCGTGATGGATCAGGTGTGGCGTTTCAACGTCGACTACACCAAGGTCAGCGACTCCAAATACTTTACCGATCTGGATTCCAAATACGGTTCGACCACCGACGGTTATGCAACGCAGAAATTCAGCGTCGGCTACGCCATTGATAACTGGGACGCGACTTTAAGCTCCAAACAGTTCCAGATTTATGACGATACCGATCGCAGCAGCTCAGACTCCTACAAAGTTCAGCCGCAGCTCGACCTGAACTACTATAAAGAGGATCTCGGCCCGTTCGATTTCCGCATTTATGGTCAGGCCGCCAAGTTTATCAGCGTCAACCCCTATAGCCCGGACGCCACTCGTCTGCATATGGAACCGACGCTGAGCCTGCCGTTGACTAACGGCTGGGGCAGTATCAATACCGAAGCCAAGCTGATGGCGACCCATTACCAGCAGGATATTCCTGACGGTTTCGCCAACAACTACAAGAACCGTACCGGCAGCGACGCACCCAATCTTGATGATTCGGCCAACCGCGTGTTGCCGCAGTTCAAGGTTGACGGCAAGATGGTGTTCGATCGTCCTATGAACTGGTCCGAAGGCTATACCCAGACCCTTGAGCCACGCGTACAGTACCTGTATGTACCCTATCGCGACCAAAGTAACATCTACACCTACGACACCACGCTGCTGCAAACCGACTACTCCGGTTTGTTCCGCGACCGCACCTATAGCGGCCTGGATCGCATTGCCTCACAGAACCGCGTATCGACCGGTTTGACCTCGCGTATTTATGATGACGCGCTGGTTGAACGTTTTAACGTTTCCGTGGGTCAAATCTACTACTTCAGCCGTTCCCGTACCGGCGACAAAACGACGAATTACGACAACAATGACGACACCGGCAGCCTGGCCTGGGCCGGCGACACCTATTGGAAGATTGACGATAGTTGGGGCCTGCGTGGCGGCCTGCAGTATGATACGCGTCTCAATAGCGTCTCGTTGGGTAACGCCGTGGTGGAATACCGTCAGGATTCCGAACGCGTATTGCAGTTGAACTACCGTTACGCTACGCCGGAGTATATTGAGACGGCACTGAACACCAGACAAGTGCCGGCTTATCAGGACGGTATTTCGCAGGTGGGCGTCACCGGCAGTTGGCCAATCGCCGATCGCTGGGCCGTCGTGGGGGCTTATTACTACGACACCCGTGCCCAACAGTCCGCCGATCAGTTGCTCGGTCTGAAGTACAACACCTGCTGCTGGGCAGTGACCTTGGGCTACGAGCGCAAGATCACCGACTGGAACAACAGCAACAATACCAGCGTTTATGACAACAAAGTTTCATTCAACATCGAACTGCGTGGCCTGAGCAGCGATCACAGTCTGGGCTCCGCGGAAATGTTGCGTTCCGGCATACTGCCTTACCAGCGTGCATTTTGA
- the djlA gene encoding co-chaperone DjlA codes for MQYWGKLLGVIVAIWAGAGFWGVVLGLIVGHMIDSARSNKRSRGFFTDQQTRQTLFFRTTFQVMGHLTKSKGRVTEADIQIASLFMDRLQLHGEARTAAQQAFREGKQSQFPLRETLQQFRSICFGRFDLIRMFLEIQIQAAFADGSLHPNERQVLYVIAEELGISRAQFDQFLSMMEGGRQFGGGQQGGYSQGGYQQAQRGPTLEDACKVLGVSSSDDATTIKRAYRKLMSEHHPDKLVAKGLPPQMMEMAKQKAQEIQAAYDLIKREKGFK; via the coding sequence ATGCAGTATTGGGGAAAACTGCTCGGGGTCATCGTGGCCATTTGGGCTGGCGCGGGATTCTGGGGTGTAGTTTTGGGGCTGATTGTCGGTCATATGATCGACTCTGCGCGTAGCAATAAGCGCAGCCGGGGCTTTTTTACCGATCAGCAAACGCGGCAAACGCTGTTTTTCCGCACCACTTTTCAGGTGATGGGTCACCTGACCAAATCAAAAGGGCGCGTTACCGAGGCGGATATTCAGATCGCCAGCCTGTTTATGGATCGTCTGCAACTGCACGGGGAAGCCCGTACCGCGGCGCAGCAGGCGTTTCGTGAAGGCAAACAGAGCCAGTTCCCGCTGAGAGAAACGCTGCAGCAGTTCCGCAGCATCTGCTTTGGCCGTTTTGACCTGATTAGGATGTTTCTGGAAATTCAGATCCAGGCGGCGTTTGCCGACGGGTCACTGCATCCTAACGAACGGCAGGTACTGTATGTGATCGCCGAAGAGCTGGGCATTTCACGTGCGCAGTTCGACCAGTTCCTCAGCATGATGGAGGGCGGACGCCAGTTTGGCGGCGGTCAGCAGGGCGGTTATTCGCAAGGCGGTTACCAACAGGCGCAACGCGGTCCAACGCTGGAGGATGCCTGCAAGGTATTGGGTGTCAGCAGCAGCGACGACGCGACCACCATCAAGCGCGCCTACCGCAAGCTGATGAGCGAGCACCATCCGGATAAGCTGGTAGCGAAAGGTTTGCCGCCGCAAATGATGGAAATGGCCAAGCAGAAAGCGCAGGAAATTCAGGCGGCCTACGATCTGATCAAACGCGAGAAAGGCTTTAAGTAA
- the rluA gene encoding bifunctional tRNA pseudouridine(32) synthase/23S rRNA pseudouridine(746) synthase RluA, translating into MEPYNPPQGPMHILYQDEHIIVVNKPSGLLSVPGRAPENKDSLMTRIQADFPAAESVHRLDMATSGVIVVALNKAAERELKRQFREREPKKSYIARVWGHLAQDEGLVDLPLICDWPNRPLQKVCFETGKAAQTEYLVLSRNADGSTRVKLMPITGRSHQLRVHMLALGHPILGDGFYATPEAKAMAPRLQLHAQELRITHPAFQTPMHFRVEPDF; encoded by the coding sequence ATGGAACCCTACAATCCCCCGCAGGGCCCGATGCATATCCTGTATCAGGATGAGCACATTATCGTGGTCAACAAGCCAAGTGGCCTGCTGTCGGTCCCGGGCCGCGCGCCGGAAAATAAAGACAGCCTGATGACGCGCATTCAGGCGGATTTTCCGGCTGCCGAATCGGTGCATCGTCTGGATATGGCCACCAGCGGGGTGATTGTGGTGGCGCTGAACAAGGCGGCCGAGCGTGAACTCAAGCGCCAGTTCCGTGAGCGCGAGCCGAAGAAGTCCTACATCGCCCGCGTGTGGGGGCATCTGGCGCAGGATGAAGGTCTGGTGGATTTACCGCTGATTTGCGACTGGCCGAATCGGCCGCTGCAGAAAGTGTGTTTCGAGACCGGCAAAGCGGCGCAAACCGAATATCTGGTGTTGTCACGCAACGCCGACGGCAGCACACGGGTCAAACTCATGCCGATCACTGGCCGCTCGCACCAGCTGCGCGTGCATATGCTGGCGCTGGGGCATCCTATCCTCGGCGACGGTTTCTACGCCACGCCAGAAGCCAAAGCCATGGCGCCGCGTTTACAGCTGCATGCACAAGAGCTGCGCATTACCCATCCGGCTTTCCAGACGCCAATGCACTTTCGCGTCGAACCCGACTTCTGA
- the rapA gene encoding RNA polymerase-associated protein RapA produces MPFTLGQRWISDTESELGLGTVVALDARMITLLFPATGENRLYARNDSPITRVMFNPGDTISNHEGWELQVEEVKEDNGLLTYIGTRLDTQESGVAMREVLLDSKLTFSKPQDRLFAGQIDRMDRFALRFRARKYQSEQYRLPFAGLRGMRASLIPHQLHIAYEVGQRHAPRVLLADEVGLGKTIEAGMIIHQQLLAGRAERVLIVVPETLQHQWLVEMMRRFNLYFSLFDDSRYSEAKLDSSNPFETEQLVICSLDFVRRNKQRLEELADAQWDLLVVDEAHHLAWSEDAPSREYQVIEQLAEHIPGVLLLTATPEQLGQQSHFARLRLLDPNRFHDYHDFVAEQQKYRPVADAVTLLLSGERLADDKLNLLGELIDEQDIEPLLKAANSDGENSEQARQELVTMLMDRHGTSRVLFRNTRNGVKGFPHRNLHQIKLPLPTQYQTAIKVSGIMGAKKTVEARARDMLYPEQIYQEFEGENATWWNFDPRVEWLLNYLVANRHEKVLVICAKAATALQLEQVLREREAIRAAVFHEGLSIIERDRAAAYFASEEDGAQVLLCSEIGSEGRNFQFASHLVMFDLPFNPDLLEQRIGRLDRIGQMHDIQIMVPYLENTAQAVLGRWFHEGLDAFEHTCPTGRTIYDSGYEQLIAFLASPTEQEGLDEFIHACRQQHDHLKMQLEQGRDRLLEMHSNGGEKAQALAEAIANQDNDVNLVGFALNLFDIVGINQDDRSDNLIVLTPSDHMLVPDFPGLPQDGCTVTFDREQALSREDAQFVSWEHPIIRNGLDLILSGDTGSCAVSLLKNKALPVGTLLVELVYVVEAQAPKHLQLTRFLPPTPIRMLMDRKGTNLAAQVEFESFNRQLNAVNRHTSSKLVNAVQQDVHAMLQQAESLVEEQARALIEQAKQEADDKLSTELARLEALKAVNPNIRDDEVEALEFNRKQVLLNLNEAGWRLDAIRLVVVTHQ; encoded by the coding sequence ATGCCTTTTACACTTGGTCAACGCTGGATCAGCGATACGGAAAGCGAATTAGGACTGGGAACCGTCGTGGCGCTGGATGCGCGCATGATTACCCTGCTTTTCCCCGCAACCGGTGAAAACCGCCTCTACGCCAGAAATGACTCGCCAATCACCCGCGTGATGTTCAACCCGGGCGACACCATCAGTAACCACGAAGGGTGGGAGCTGCAGGTCGAAGAGGTCAAAGAGGATAACGGTCTGCTGACCTATATCGGCACCCGCCTGGATACCCAGGAAAGCGGTGTGGCGATGCGCGAAGTGCTGCTGGACAGCAAATTGACCTTCAGCAAGCCGCAGGACCGCCTGTTTGCCGGCCAGATCGACCGTATGGACCGTTTCGCCCTGCGTTTCCGCGCGCGTAAATACCAGAGCGAGCAGTATCGCCTGCCGTTCGCTGGCCTGCGTGGCATGCGTGCCAGCCTGATCCCGCACCAGTTGCATATCGCCTATGAAGTCGGCCAGCGTCATGCGCCGCGCGTTTTGTTGGCGGACGAAGTTGGCTTGGGTAAAACCATCGAAGCCGGGATGATTATCCACCAGCAGTTGCTGGCAGGCCGCGCAGAGCGCGTATTGATCGTGGTGCCGGAAACCCTGCAGCACCAGTGGCTGGTCGAAATGATGCGCCGCTTCAACCTGTATTTCTCTCTGTTTGACGACAGCCGTTACTCAGAGGCCAAACTCGACAGCAGCAACCCGTTTGAAACCGAACAGCTGGTGATCTGCTCGCTGGACTTCGTACGCCGCAACAAGCAACGCCTGGAAGAACTGGCCGATGCCCAATGGGATCTGTTGGTGGTGGATGAAGCGCACCATCTGGCCTGGAGCGAGGACGCGCCGAGCCGTGAATACCAGGTGATCGAACAACTGGCAGAACACATTCCCGGCGTGCTGCTGCTGACCGCAACGCCAGAGCAACTTGGCCAACAAAGCCACTTCGCCCGTCTGCGCCTGCTGGATCCGAACCGTTTCCACGACTACCACGATTTTGTTGCCGAACAGCAAAAATATCGCCCGGTGGCCGATGCCGTTACCCTGTTGCTCAGCGGTGAACGCCTGGCCGACGACAAGCTGAACCTGCTTGGCGAGCTGATCGACGAACAAGACATTGAACCGCTGCTGAAAGCCGCCAACAGCGACGGTGAAAACAGCGAGCAGGCGCGCCAGGAACTGGTCACCATGCTGATGGACCGCCACGGCACCAGCCGCGTGCTGTTCCGTAACACGCGCAACGGTGTCAAAGGCTTCCCGCACCGCAACCTGCACCAGATCAAACTGCCGTTGCCGACCCAGTACCAGACCGCCATTAAAGTGTCCGGCATCATGGGCGCGAAGAAAACCGTTGAGGCGCGCGCACGCGACATGCTCTATCCAGAGCAAATCTATCAGGAATTCGAAGGCGAGAACGCCACCTGGTGGAACTTCGATCCTCGCGTTGAATGGCTACTGAACTATCTGGTGGCCAATCGCCACGAAAAAGTGCTGGTGATCTGCGCCAAGGCCGCCACCGCGCTGCAATTGGAGCAAGTGCTACGGGAACGTGAAGCTATCCGCGCCGCCGTGTTCCACGAAGGCCTGTCGATTATCGAACGCGACCGCGCCGCCGCTTACTTCGCCTCCGAAGAAGACGGTGCCCAGGTGCTGTTGTGTTCCGAGATCGGCTCCGAAGGCCGTAACTTCCAGTTCGCCAGCCACCTGGTGATGTTCGACCTGCCGTTCAACCCGGACCTGCTGGAACAGCGTATTGGCCGTCTGGACCGTATCGGCCAGATGCATGACATTCAAATCATGGTGCCGTACCTGGAGAACACCGCTCAGGCAGTTCTGGGCCGCTGGTTCCACGAAGGGCTCGATGCCTTCGAGCATACCTGCCCGACCGGCCGTACCATTTACGACAGCGGCTACGAGCAGCTGATCGCTTTCCTGGCTTCGCCGACCGAGCAGGAAGGGCTGGACGAGTTCATTCACGCCTGCCGCCAGCAGCACGACCACCTGAAAATGCAGCTCGAACAGGGCCGTGACCGCCTGCTGGAAATGCACTCCAACGGCGGCGAGAAAGCGCAGGCGCTGGCGGAAGCCATTGCCAATCAGGACAACGACGTCAATCTGGTGGGCTTCGCGCTGAACCTGTTCGATATCGTCGGCATCAACCAGGACGATCGCAGCGACAACCTGATTGTTCTGACGCCGTCCGACCACATGCTGGTGCCCGACTTCCCGGGTCTGCCGCAGGACGGCTGTACCGTCACCTTCGATCGCGAACAGGCTCTGTCGCGTGAGGATGCCCAGTTCGTCAGTTGGGAACACCCGATTATCCGCAACGGCCTGGATTTGATCCTGTCCGGCGATACCGGCAGCTGTGCAGTTTCCCTGTTGAAAAACAAGGCACTGCCGGTCGGTACCCTGCTGGTCGAGCTGGTGTATGTGGTCGAAGCGCAGGCGCCGAAACATCTGCAGCTGACTCGCTTCCTGCCGCCAACGCCAATCCGCATGTTGATGGATCGCAAAGGTACCAATCTGGCAGCGCAGGTTGAATTCGAAAGTTTCAACCGCCAGTTGAACGCGGTCAACCGCCATACCTCCAGCAAGCTGGTCAATGCGGTGCAACAAGATGTGCATGCCATGTTGCAACAGGCGGAAAGCCTGGTTGAAGAACAGGCCCGCGCCCTGATCGAGCAGGCTAAACAGGAAGCGGATGACAAGCTGAGCACCGAGCTGGCTCGTCTGGAAGCCCTGAAGGCGGTCAACCCGAACATTCGTGATGACGAGGTAGAAGCGCTGGAGTTCAACCGCAAGCAGGTGCTGCTCAACCTGAATGAAGCAGGATGGCGTCTGGATGCAATCCGTCTGGTGGTCGTTACTCACCAGTAA